A window of the Lysinibacillus irui genome harbors these coding sequences:
- a CDS encoding MFS transporter, translating to MNEAEKLKKATYHLWTFTASKMIAMLGAHVMAFGFSLYILAMTGSAMSFATNMICSVLPRALVAPIAGYVADNYSKKRTILLAQAGTIVTVGGLLLYTETVGMSVYAIYIATVFNTICSAFSGVTFSSAIATLVNPERLQRAMSFNQMSMSVAAIGGPVIGGMMYGFFNIDVFLMVNMVAYAIAFCLEATMDFNLYSTRGKDVKKEKVWESLKGGFHYIKQRKVIKTIMWVALWINLFFSAISVGGTFIIIELLKVESTHFGFIQASGAAGMLGASVYFASRSEVKVPLRFSKISLLLLSGSVALAVIPLVTDFSYLAVVIFYLIIYFIFAIFEMGINMPIGVYMQKIISEEYRGRVLGLLETMAMSMMPIGMVIYGILYDTVPATIILPVTSVIIISISLVMLRPSILREAHPEYYDQKAIAESIPNSTT from the coding sequence ATGAATGAAGCGGAGAAATTAAAGAAGGCTACCTATCATTTATGGACATTTACAGCGAGTAAAATGATTGCCATGCTAGGGGCACATGTGATGGCATTTGGTTTTAGCTTATATATATTAGCCATGACAGGGTCGGCCATGAGCTTTGCAACGAATATGATTTGTTCTGTGTTACCTCGTGCTCTTGTGGCACCTATAGCAGGGTATGTTGCGGATAATTATTCGAAAAAACGAACAATTTTACTGGCGCAGGCAGGGACTATTGTAACCGTTGGGGGGTTACTGTTATATACAGAAACGGTAGGGATGTCAGTTTACGCTATTTACATTGCTACTGTGTTTAACACGATCTGCTCTGCCTTTTCCGGTGTTACATTTTCATCAGCTATTGCTACGCTTGTTAATCCAGAGCGCTTACAGCGTGCGATGTCATTTAATCAAATGTCCATGTCCGTGGCTGCCATTGGGGGGCCAGTCATTGGCGGGATGATGTACGGATTTTTTAATATCGACGTTTTTTTAATGGTCAATATGGTGGCGTACGCTATTGCCTTTTGTTTAGAGGCAACAATGGATTTTAACCTCTATAGTACAAGAGGAAAAGATGTGAAGAAGGAAAAGGTTTGGGAAAGTCTTAAAGGTGGGTTCCATTACATCAAGCAGCGTAAAGTCATTAAAACAATTATGTGGGTAGCATTATGGATTAATTTATTCTTTTCTGCCATATCTGTCGGAGGAACATTCATTATCATTGAATTACTGAAAGTAGAATCTACGCATTTCGGCTTTATTCAGGCTTCAGGAGCAGCGGGTATGCTGGGAGCTTCCGTATACTTTGCATCAAGATCAGAGGTTAAAGTGCCATTACGTTTCTCAAAAATAAGCTTATTGCTATTGTCAGGGAGTGTAGCTTTAGCCGTCATTCCATTAGTTACAGATTTCTCCTACTTAGCAGTCGTTATCTTTTATCTAATCATTTACTTTATTTTTGCTATATTCGAGATGGGCATTAATATGCCAATAGGGGTGTATATGCAAAAAATCATCTCTGAGGAATACCGTGGACGCGTCTTAGGCTTATTAGAGACCATGGCAATGTCCATGATGCCAATAGGTATGGTTATTTACGGTATATTATATGATACTGTACCAGCAACAATTATTTTACCTGTTACAAGCGTCATTATAATTTCAATTTCACTTGTAATGTTGCGACCATCCATCTTAAGAGAAGCACATCCAGAGTATTATGATCAAAAAGCTATAGCAGAAAGTATTCCTAATTCAACAACATAA
- a CDS encoding LutC/YkgG family protein: protein MTGTIHNRESFLANIAKQLGRSPKIELSRPTWQYQPQDRILKDATKDELVEVLIKQCANIHTDIVISTTAKLSEDLQSVVDHYGGQSIITWHDKRFQKYGLSQLMTEQWPQANIQHYEWNAQHQEENIRQAEKANIGITISEMTLAESGTAVLFSSKDKGRSVSFLPEKSIILIPKSTIVPRMTQAARWISEKIRRGEKIASCINFITGPSNSADIEMILIVGVHGPIQATYIVIEDQ from the coding sequence GTGACAGGTACCATTCACAATCGAGAATCCTTCTTAGCCAACATCGCAAAGCAGCTTGGACGTTCACCAAAAATAGAACTTTCACGCCCAACGTGGCAATATCAGCCACAAGACCGCATTCTCAAAGATGCCACAAAGGACGAATTAGTAGAGGTATTAATAAAGCAGTGTGCTAATATTCATACTGATATTGTCATTTCCACTACCGCAAAGCTATCTGAAGATTTACAATCCGTTGTTGACCATTATGGGGGTCAGTCCATCATTACATGGCATGATAAACGATTCCAAAAGTATGGACTATCACAATTAATGACCGAACAATGGCCACAAGCTAATATTCAGCATTATGAATGGAATGCACAGCACCAGGAGGAAAACATCCGACAAGCTGAAAAAGCGAATATTGGTATTACAATCAGTGAAATGACCTTGGCAGAATCGGGGACTGCTGTACTTTTTAGTAGCAAGGATAAGGGACGTAGTGTTAGTTTTTTACCAGAAAAATCGATTATTTTAATTCCGAAAAGTACGATTGTTCCTCGTATGACACAGGCAGCACGTTGGATTAGTGAAAAAATCCGTCGTGGTGAAAAAATTGCCTCCTGCATCAACTTTATAACGGGTCCAAGTAACTCAGCAGATATCGAAATGATTTTAATCGTTGGGGTACATGGCCCCATTCAAGCAACGTATATTGTTATTGAGGATCAATAA
- a CDS encoding LutB/LldF family L-lactate oxidation iron-sulfur protein translates to MAMKTSNEPFHQRVTKELNNHFMRGAVSSAQERFQTRRLQQADELGHWEEWRSHGEEIRKHVLANLDYYLYQLSDNVAKRGGHVFFAHTAKEATDYIQGIAKKKDASKIVKSKSMVTEEINLNAALEKLGCEVIETDLGEYILQVADHEPPSHIVAPALHKNKEQIRDIFKEKQGYTQTEKPEELALYVRQKLRNDYLTADIGITGCNFAIAESGSITLVTNEGNADLVTALPKTQITVMGMERIVPTFEEMEVLVSLLTRSAVGQKLTSYITTLTGIKEEGDTDGPEEFHLVIVDNGRSAILGSEFQPILQCIRCAACVNACPVYRHVGGHTYGSIYSGPVGVVLSPLLGGYDDYKELPYASTLCGACTDACPVKIPLHQLIHRHRQVIVENEGKAPVSEKLLMKAFGLGASSPTLYKMATKMAAPAMSPFTKDNTISKGPGPLKAWTEARDFPAPTKDSFRDWLKNRSKGGEHQ, encoded by the coding sequence ATGGCAATGAAGACAAGTAATGAGCCATTCCATCAGCGTGTAACAAAAGAACTTAACAATCACTTTATGCGTGGGGCTGTCTCAAGTGCGCAAGAACGCTTTCAAACTCGCCGCTTACAACAAGCTGACGAGCTCGGTCATTGGGAAGAATGGCGCTCGCATGGAGAGGAAATTCGCAAGCATGTTTTAGCTAACCTTGATTATTACTTATATCAATTAAGTGACAATGTTGCCAAAAGAGGCGGACATGTGTTTTTTGCTCATACGGCAAAAGAAGCAACCGATTACATTCAAGGCATTGCCAAAAAGAAGGATGCTTCGAAAATTGTCAAGTCGAAATCGATGGTGACAGAAGAAATTAACCTAAATGCAGCTTTAGAGAAACTTGGCTGTGAAGTGATTGAGACAGACCTTGGCGAATACATTTTGCAGGTCGCGGATCATGAGCCTCCCTCCCATATTGTGGCGCCTGCCCTACATAAAAACAAAGAGCAGATTCGAGATATTTTTAAGGAAAAACAAGGCTACACGCAAACAGAAAAGCCAGAGGAGCTTGCTCTCTATGTGCGACAAAAATTACGAAATGACTATTTAACCGCAGATATTGGGATAACAGGCTGTAACTTTGCCATTGCAGAAAGTGGCTCCATTACGCTTGTCACAAATGAAGGTAATGCTGATTTAGTCACGGCTTTACCGAAAACGCAAATTACGGTTATGGGAATGGAAAGAATTGTCCCTACCTTTGAAGAAATGGAGGTTCTTGTGAGCCTATTAACAAGGAGTGCGGTGGGTCAAAAGCTAACTAGCTATATTACGACATTAACCGGAATCAAAGAAGAGGGTGATACGGATGGACCAGAGGAATTTCACCTAGTTATTGTAGATAATGGACGCTCGGCTATTTTAGGTAGTGAATTCCAGCCCATTTTACAATGTATCCGCTGTGCTGCTTGTGTAAATGCTTGCCCTGTGTACCGTCATGTTGGTGGCCATACGTATGGTTCCATCTACTCCGGGCCTGTTGGCGTTGTCCTTTCACCACTTTTAGGAGGCTATGATGATTATAAAGAATTGCCATATGCTTCTACATTGTGTGGGGCTTGCACAGACGCATGTCCTGTCAAAATCCCTTTACATCAGCTGATTCATCGCCATCGCCAAGTCATCGTTGAAAATGAAGGCAAAGCACCTGTTTCTGAAAAGCTATTAATGAAGGCATTTGGCTTAGGTGCTTCCTCCCCTACTTTATATAAGATGGCAACCAAAATGGCGGCACCAGCAATGTCCCCGTTTACGAAAGACAACACCATTTCGAAAGGACCAGGTCCATTAAAAGCATGGACTGAAGCGAGGGATTTTCCTGCACCAACAAAAGATAGCTTTAGAGATTGGTTGAAAAACCGTTCAAAAGGAGGCGAACACCAGTGA
- a CDS encoding (Fe-S)-binding protein produces MRVSLFATCLVDMFQGNVGKAVVEVLERLGCEIDFPENQICCGQPAYNSGYVKESKSAIKKMITAFEEAEYVVSPSGSCAYMLKEYPEILKDDPQWALKAQALADKTYEFTEFIVHVLKIEDVGAHFEGKATYHTSCHMTRLLGVTDAPLKLLSHVKGLHYTDLPGKDRCCGFGGTFSVKMGNISGEMVNEKVQNVEETGADILIGADAGCLMNIGGRIQRQGKPIQVMHIAEVLNCR; encoded by the coding sequence ATGAGAGTATCACTATTTGCCACTTGCCTAGTAGATATGTTTCAAGGAAATGTCGGAAAGGCAGTTGTTGAAGTGCTGGAAAGACTCGGCTGTGAAATAGACTTTCCTGAAAATCAAATTTGTTGTGGGCAGCCTGCGTACAATAGCGGTTATGTGAAAGAATCCAAAAGTGCCATAAAAAAAATGATCACTGCTTTTGAGGAAGCTGAATATGTGGTCTCCCCTTCTGGTTCCTGTGCTTATATGCTGAAAGAATATCCTGAAATATTGAAGGACGATCCACAATGGGCATTAAAAGCACAGGCTTTAGCGGATAAAACATATGAATTTACTGAATTTATTGTCCATGTCTTAAAAATAGAAGATGTTGGTGCTCATTTCGAAGGCAAAGCTACATACCATACATCCTGCCATATGACTCGTCTGCTCGGTGTAACGGATGCTCCGTTAAAATTATTAAGCCATGTCAAAGGACTACACTACACGGATCTCCCAGGTAAAGATCGGTGCTGTGGATTTGGCGGCACTTTCTCAGTCAAAATGGGCAATATCTCTGGAGAAATGGTCAATGAAAAAGTACAAAATGTGGAAGAAACAGGCGCTGACATTTTAATTGGGGCCGATGCCGGCTGTTTAATGAATATCGGTGGTCGCATTCAGCGCCAAGGGAAACCAATTCAAGTGATGCATATTGCTGAAGTTTTAAACTGCCGATAA
- a CDS encoding FadR/GntR family transcriptional regulator has protein sequence MELRKIKPKKIYEEVSEILHEKIRAGVLKPGDRLDSVEQLAEQLQVSRSAVREALSALKAMGLIEIKQGSGTFVKSVSSNQLDFPLSTAMLTNRQDIAHLLEVRKIIEVGAAASAAIHRTEQDIQAMLQILEDMKQANGDGELGEKVDYQFHAAISTASQNPLLVTILDQISGLMIETMKETRRIWLYSKKTTSEQLYDEHMQIFLAIKQQNEELAKHAMASHLSNVEKVLLQYFELTESNSE, from the coding sequence TTGGAACTAAGAAAAATTAAACCTAAAAAAATTTATGAAGAAGTGTCCGAAATTCTACATGAAAAAATAAGAGCTGGTGTCCTAAAACCAGGTGATCGTCTTGACTCTGTTGAACAGCTCGCAGAACAATTACAAGTTAGCCGATCTGCTGTACGTGAGGCGCTCTCCGCTTTAAAAGCGATGGGATTGATTGAGATTAAACAAGGCTCTGGGACATTTGTTAAAAGTGTGTCATCCAATCAACTTGATTTTCCATTGTCCACTGCGATGTTAACGAATAGACAGGATATTGCTCATTTATTAGAGGTGCGCAAGATTATTGAGGTAGGAGCAGCAGCAAGTGCAGCTATCCATCGTACGGAACAGGATATACAAGCCATGCTACAAATTTTAGAGGATATGAAGCAAGCCAACGGTGATGGCGAGCTTGGTGAAAAAGTAGATTATCAATTTCATGCGGCCATTTCTACTGCCTCTCAAAACCCCCTACTCGTTACCATCCTAGATCAAATTTCTGGCCTTATGATTGAAACAATGAAAGAAACTCGCCGAATTTGGTTGTATTCCAAAAAAACAACGAGCGAACAATTATATGATGAACATATGCAAATTTTCCTCGCGATTAAACAGCAAAATGAGGAGTTGGCCAAACATGCGATGGCTTCTCATTTAAGCAATGTTGAAAAGGTGCTCCTACAGTATTTCGAATTAACGGAATCCAACTCCGAGTAA
- a CDS encoding cytochrome c biogenesis CcdA family protein codes for MGSDINVFLAFGAGFLSFISPCTLPLYPAFLSYITGMTLDELKSEKGMLQKRAIFHTLFFLLGFSIIFIIIGLSASLAAEFFLNYQTLLRQVGAILIVVFGLMIVGLLQIDFLMKDRKFQFKNRPSGYLGSVLIGIAFAAGWTPCTGPILASIIMLAGTNPGAGFSYMFAYYLGFAIPFFVLSFFISRMTWIRTHSQKIVKIGGYVMIAVGILLFFDGLTYITRLLQPIFGGFTGF; via the coding sequence ATGGGATCTGATATTAACGTATTTTTAGCTTTTGGTGCAGGGTTTTTAAGTTTTATTTCACCATGTACTCTCCCACTGTATCCAGCATTTTTATCGTACATAACGGGTATGACATTAGATGAGCTAAAATCGGAAAAAGGTATGCTACAAAAACGTGCCATTTTCCACACATTATTCTTTTTACTAGGTTTTTCAATTATCTTTATTATTATTGGGCTAAGTGCTTCATTAGCGGCAGAATTTTTCCTAAATTATCAAACATTATTACGACAGGTTGGGGCTATTTTAATCGTAGTATTTGGTTTAATGATTGTAGGATTATTGCAAATAGACTTCTTAATGAAGGATCGTAAGTTTCAATTTAAAAATAGACCATCTGGCTATTTGGGGTCCGTCTTAATAGGGATTGCCTTTGCGGCAGGTTGGACACCCTGTACTGGACCCATCCTAGCGTCCATTATCATGTTAGCTGGTACAAACCCAGGTGCGGGCTTCAGCTATATGTTCGCGTATTATTTAGGATTTGCGATTCCATTCTTCGTGCTTTCGTTCTTCATTTCACGTATGACATGGATTCGTACTCATAGCCAAAAAATTGTGAAAATCGGCGGTTATGTAATGATTGCCGTTGGGATCTTATTATTCTTTGATGGATTAACGTATATTACACGCCTTTTACAGCCAATTTTCGGTGGATTTACAGGCTTTTAA
- a CDS encoding response regulator: MPTVLVVDDTLFMRVAISNMFTEWGYEVVGKAANGKEAVAMYRELQPDLVTMDVTMPVMTGIAAVKKIIPEFPHAKIIMVTALGQQKLIVEAIESGAKDFITKPFEPERLKAVADQLLGQNC; this comes from the coding sequence GTGCCGACAGTTTTAGTAGTGGATGATACGCTTTTTATGCGTGTTGCAATCAGTAATATGTTTACAGAATGGGGTTATGAGGTAGTCGGTAAGGCAGCAAATGGTAAAGAAGCTGTGGCGATGTATCGTGAGTTACAACCAGACTTAGTTACAATGGATGTAACGATGCCCGTTATGACAGGTATTGCAGCAGTAAAAAAAATTATTCCAGAATTTCCACATGCAAAAATTATTATGGTGACAGCTTTAGGCCAGCAAAAGTTAATCGTAGAAGCGATCGAAAGTGGGGCAAAGGATTTTATTACCAAGCCCTTTGAGCCAGAACGATTAAAGGCTGTAGCTGATCAATTACTTGGACAAAATTGCTAA
- a CDS encoding CcdC family protein, with the protein MLSSIPSHYYVIGSTIMAILMGSFVMVIRMRASKKPTNEKKIIIPPIAMSSGALMFLFEQFRVPPMQILEAAAVGMVFSTILIATSKFEVKGRDIYLKRSKAFVFILIGLLVFRVVAKMILSSSIDVGELAGMFWILAFAMLLPWRIAMLIQFKRVKKTIPQLH; encoded by the coding sequence ATGTTGAGCAGTATCCCTTCTCACTATTATGTTATAGGGTCGACCATCATGGCCATTCTTATGGGAAGCTTTGTCATGGTCATTCGAATGAGAGCTTCCAAAAAGCCGACAAATGAGAAGAAAATTATTATTCCACCAATAGCGATGTCTTCGGGTGCACTGATGTTTCTATTCGAACAATTCCGCGTACCACCGATGCAAATTTTAGAGGCAGCAGCTGTCGGAATGGTGTTCTCGACGATTTTAATCGCTACTTCAAAATTTGAAGTTAAAGGTCGAGATATTTATTTAAAACGGTCAAAAGCATTCGTTTTCATCTTAATCGGCTTGTTAGTTTTCCGAGTTGTTGCGAAAATGATATTAAGTAGCTCCATCGATGTCGGTGAATTAGCAGGAATGTTCTGGATATTAGCCTTTGCCATGCTATTACCTTGGCGAATTGCTATGCTCATCCAGTTTAAAAGAGTCAAAAAAACAATTCCACAACTACACTAG